A region of the Mus caroli chromosome 7, CAROLI_EIJ_v1.1, whole genome shotgun sequence genome:
CTGTGGGGGCCACAGGTGAATAAGGTGAGCCCCAGGCCCACAGCTGCTGCCccccatctcttcagcccaggtCCTGAAAGGAAAAGGTAAAGTATAAGCCTAGAACCTTCGGGAGAGGCGATTCCCACCCCAGCTCCCTCACCCTAATTTTCCACTAGACAAGGAACCTGACTCACCAGCTTTCTTAAAGAGGAAGCCAACAGGGATGGAGATAAGAAGGACCATTAGATATGTCCATTCTTCGGGTGTCATGGTCTGGGGGAGGAAGGACTCACAGTGAGAACCAGTATTCCAGTCCCTTCCTCTTTTGAAGACAGTAGAATCCCCTACTTTTGAGAACCCAGGACTCCAGCTCACTCTTCCTTCCCGGACCCAAGAATtaagcccccaccccacccctttgccAATGTTGAAATCAAAAGTACTTCTACTTCCATTTATGACCCACACCTTCCGGCCAGAAAAACAATCCTTCACAACACCCCTCTTCTCTGAGAGCCCAGGAATCTGTATCATCCTCACCCTCCTGAGTACATTGGAGCCCTTCAGGGTTCTGTCTGGATCCCCAATTTCCTCTGCGTCTTACAGGACCCAGTACTCCCACTCCCGCCCAGGTCGGAAAAGCCCAGCATTTAGCATCCTGTTCTCCAAGCTCCGAGCTCTGGGCTCCTCTTTAAGCCGTACCTCGGAGAGAAGGCAATGACCCTGTACGATCTGCAAGCACCTTTCGTAGCCCAGCCCCGCGCAGCGAAGCCCAGCGTGTATCCGATTCCGCCTCGGCAGATCCACAGGCGGTTACGCCACCCAGCCGGGCCACGCTCCGGGCGCCGTCCCCGCACCCCGCCACCCTACGATCTTCGTGACGCCGCCATGCAACCCAACCTGGGCCCACCTGAACCGTCCGCGGGCCAGGAGACTGCGGAGCCCCTTTTCGAGGCCGCCTCGGCTCGCGCCACGCCTCCCCAGCTCAGCACGCCCCCGCACTGTCGGCTCTGGAGGGCGCCGGCAGGGCTGCGCGGTCCAGGCCCCGAGAGCCGCGGCTGTACGAGTTACAGCACCGCAAGAAAGGTACCCAGAACACCACTCTGCCGCAAGATGCCCGTCGCGATCTTTCTAGGAGGCCCCCGGGCAAAGAGCTGCCAGTACGTGAAGGGGCGGGGTTTCGGGTCAGAGAGGCGGGGCCAAGATCTTCGAGTCCAGTTGAgacttgaggaggaggagggacttGGAGCTCAGCTTTCGGAAAGAGACAGACTTTCAGCTTCGGATTCCTTCGGGCACACTCGGTCATTCAAACTCTCGGCTTGGAGGTGGTGCCACAGCTTCGGCTTACTTCGGAGATAGCCGAGTTCCAAAGTCACGGCTCGGAATTAGGTGCGTTTACAAACTCGGCCGGATGTAGGCGGGACCACACACTTCGGCTTGATTCGGAAATAATCGGGTCCAAAAGTCGTGGTGGTGTAGTGTTAGGCGGGCTCAAGAACGCAGCACGAAGTAGGCGGGACCGCATGCTTCGGCTTACTTCGGAGATAGTCGGAACCAGCCGGGGTCCGAGAGTCAAAGAACCACGGGGTGTGGGCGGGATCGCATATTTGGACTTACTTCAGATAGCTGAATGCTTTTTCAGGTCACGGTCAAATGACAGTGAGGGCAGAAGTTTTGGCCTAACTTTGGAAATAATAGAGTGTCAGTAGACTTAACAGGCTGAGCTAATAGTCTTGAGGGAGGAAGGCGGAGCCACAGAAGACCGGAAAAAGACGAAGGGGCGGGGCCGACATGACTCGTGGATTTGGGGGCGAGGCCAGAGCAATGACCCTCAAGGTCCCACTTGTGCAGACCGGAGTGGCAGTGAGGGCTTTCTTGGCTTTTCCGCTTTGCTGACCTGACGGGATGACGGAGGACGCGCTACGTAGGGCCAGCTCCGCCTTAGCCGAGAGTTGGTGTTGGCTAGGGGTTGACTTATTGCCTCTGCCTGAGGACAGTAGGACAGATTGAAAGGGAGCCACGACGTGCACTGCACCTCGAGTGCGACTGTGGATTCAATCGTAATTGTGAACTCCTTAAATTGGGTAGGAAGTGGGCGGGGCCACAGCTGGAAGAATGATGGGATCTGGCTAGGCTCGAATGCTGAACCTTTTGCAACTTAGAGGGGGTGGTTGATTCTACTGGGCCGCGATCTCCCGCACGCGTTCGGGAATAGAGTCGAGATCTTCCGAAGGCTGAAACGCTTGCGTTCGGGTAGGCAGGACTCCCGATTGAGCCGAATTTAGGATGCTGGAACATCGAACAGCTGGCGCAAGACAGGACTGGGTTTCTTTTAAAGTCCGACTCAGAATAGGCGGGAAAGGCGAATCTGGGAACTTCGAAAGGGGAGGGGCTGGGCTCCAAGTATTTAGAAGAGGGTGTGGCTTGAGCAAACCACCCTACATAGAGGTTCTGAGATTCGACGGACGCATAAGAAAGAAGACACCCACTTTGCAAAAAGGGCGGTGCACCACTATGGCGGGAGGTCTCTCTGAGGGGACGAGAGATGGTGGTACGCTTTGGCAGAGAAGATGGTCACCTGGAGCTGAGGGGGAGCGGAACCGTGGGACCTGGGTGAGGGGCGTGGTCTTAACTGGTCCCTGGGTAGATCTTGGcttgggagggaggggcaggtggcAACCCCAGCCCCGCCCCTTGGGGGCGAGGGGCGGGGTCTTGCGCTGAGGGCGTGGAAGACTTCAGTCGGGTCGGTGGGGCTGTTTGGGTGACCGCGACGCACCCCCACTCCGCAGGAAGATGCTGGTGGTGGAGGTCGCTAATGGCCGCTCGCTGGTGTGGGGAGCCGAGGCCGTGCAGGCGCTGCGGGAGCGTCTGGGAGTCGGGGGACGCACGGTGGGCGCCCTGCCCCGCGGGCCCCGCCAGAACTCGCGCCTGGGCCTTCCGCTTCTGCTGCTGCCTGAAGAAGCCCGGCTCCTGGCCGAGATAGGCGCCGTGACCCTAGTCAGCGCCCCGCGCCCGGACCCCCGCAACCATGGCTTGGTAAGAAACGAAAGGCCCTGATAGTGGGAAGGCCTGGGAGGGCCTGTTGGAAGGTTGTAAACTGGTCAGAATTCCTGTCTTCCTAAGGGACTGCAGGATGTGTCTTGGGGTTCCAGTTAAGTTTACTTCTCAGGCCCTAGCATCGTTCAAACGCCAGCAAGAGCAGAGTTTCCAGGATCAGAACACTTTGGCAGCCGAGGCCCGGGAGACCCGGCGTCAGGAGCTTCTAGAGAAGATCGTAGAGGGCCAGGCTGCCAAGAAGCAGAAGCTGGAACAGGATTCAGGGGCAGATGAAGAAGGCCAAGAAGCCGGTGGAAGTGAGGCTACCCAAGGGAGTGAGACCAGTGATGATGGCCAGCCTTCTGCGGAGCAGGAGGGAGCAGGTGAGATTTTAGGATTTAGAGTTAAAAtttggggcaggagggagggaaactttGGAGAATTTTAGTTGGATTTTTCTGGCGGTAAGGAGACCTTGTGGACTCAGTAAATTCTTTTTGCTCCCCGCCCCATCCCTAGATTCATCTCCCCAACCAGGACCTTCAAATGGGGTGACTCCCTTGCCCAGATCAGCCCTGCTTATCCAGCTGGCCACTGCCAGGCCTCGACCTGTAAAAGCTAAGCCTCTGGACTGGCGTGTGCAGTCCAAAGACTGGCCCCACGCTGGCCGTCCTGCCCACGAGCTGCGCTACAGCATCTACAGAGACCTGTGGGAGAGAGGCTTCTTCCTCAGTGCAGCAGGGAAGTTTGGTGGTGACTTCCTGGTCTATCCTGGTGAGTTTGGGTTGGGGCTCTGGTGGCTGTACCTTTTCTAATGGTCTTTATTTgttgtgcattttcttttctgtcccatTTCTTCTCCCAGGGGACCTAAAACAGGACAACAAATATGCCAGAATtctcttgaactcatggagagtAGTCTTGTCAAACACAGGTTCTCTTCCCGGAGCCAAAATTAGCTTGGAATTTGCTATACCTCACAGGTTAGCCTTGGAATGTGaggtcttccttcctctacctcccaagtgctggaattgcaggcatgagTCACAACACCTGGCTTAATGTAGTAACTTCATAACTACTGTCTGTGATCTAGAAATTGATTTAGAAATCCTTACTTACATGCACAAAACATATGAGCGCATTCATTGCAGGATTCTTTATagaattaaaagattaaaagtaGGGAAGTTACTGATGATAAGTTAGGAAGAAAACATAGTAATTAAGCTGGAAGAAATGgtgtatgcctttagtcccagccaagctgcatagtgagacagcctcaaaacaaaagccagaaaaacaacaaacaacaacaaaccagttgtggccaggcagtggtggcccatacctttaatcccagcactcaggaggcagaaacagttaaaactctgtgagtttgaggccagcatgaaaCCCTATCacgaaaaatcaaatcaaacaaaccaaaacaaaaaaccagctgTCTGGGAAACAGTATTAGTTATCAGAGAATTAATGTATGGGATTAGAGTTGGGTATTGTGCATGCATCTAATCTCAGCTCTAGATAAG
Encoded here:
- the Tsen34 gene encoding tRNA-splicing endonuclease subunit Sen34 isoform X2; the encoded protein is MLVVEVANGRSLVWGAEAVQALRERLGVGGRTVGALPRGPRQNSRLGLPLLLLPEEARLLAEIGAVTLVSAPRPDPRNHGLALASFKRQQEQSFQDQNTLAAEARETRRQELLEKIVEGQAAKKQKLEQDSGADEEGQEAGGSEATQGSETSDDGQPSAEQEGADSSPQPGPSNGVTPLPRSALLIQLATARPRPVKAKPLDWRVQSKDWPHAGRPAHELRYSIYRDLWERGFFLSAAGKFGGDFLVYPGDPLRFHAHYIAQCWSAEDPIPLQDLVSAGRLGTSVRKTLLLCSPQPDGKVVYTSLQWASLQ
- the Tsen34 gene encoding tRNA-splicing endonuclease subunit Sen34 isoform X1; this encodes MVVRFGREDGHLELRGSGTVGPGKMLVVEVANGRSLVWGAEAVQALRERLGVGGRTVGALPRGPRQNSRLGLPLLLLPEEARLLAEIGAVTLVSAPRPDPRNHGLALASFKRQQEQSFQDQNTLAAEARETRRQELLEKIVEGQAAKKQKLEQDSGADEEGQEAGGSEATQGSETSDDGQPSAEQEGADSSPQPGPSNGVTPLPRSALLIQLATARPRPVKAKPLDWRVQSKDWPHAGRPAHELRYSIYRDLWERGFFLSAAGKFGGDFLVYPGDPLRFHAHYIAQCWSAEDPIPLQDLVSAGRLGTSVRKTLLLCSPQPDGKVVYTSLQWASLQ
- the Tsen34 gene encoding tRNA-splicing endonuclease subunit Sen34 isoform X3 — encoded protein: MVVRFGREDGHLELRGSGTVGPGKMLVVEVANGRSLVWGAEAVQALRERLGVGGRTVGALPRGPRQNSRLGLPLLLLPEEARLLAEIGAVTLVSAPRPDPRNHGLALASFKRQQEQSFQDQNTLAAEARETRRQELLEKIVEGQAAKKQKLEQDSGADEEGQEAGGSEATQGSETSDDGQPSAEQEGADSSPQPGPSNGVTPLPRSALLIQLATARPRPVKAKPLDWRVQSKDWPHAGRPAHELRYSIYRDLWERGFFLSAAGKFGGDFLVYPGWCM